In Schistocerca nitens isolate TAMUIC-IGC-003100 unplaced genomic scaffold, iqSchNite1.1 HiC_scaffold_118, whole genome shotgun sequence, the following proteins share a genomic window:
- the LOC126218497 gene encoding nuclear receptor corepressor 1-like has product MEVVQDPPTPTDRVDDERDARSVNADAVQSEPVKATDTSLPPPPLPVPTSADPVKPSAANKTQRRQRGKGKQVKDPNPAALANPPATESGSESEAMSQGSSRSSSPARTEKIRAHTERLQQFLSAEKEQDVAAAKRKLEQGSEQLPQRPRKHSVPSQPAVTSRGGRAEATKPSGDARPPPPPDSHSPWWQQEDEGGQ; this is encoded by the coding sequence atggaggtTGTCCAGGACCCGCCTACCCCGACCGACCGGGTTGATGACGAAAGGGACGCACGCTCTGTTAATGCCGATGCCGTTCAATCGGAACCGGTGAAGGCAACAGACACTTCTTTACCCCCGCCGCCCCTTCCGGTGCCAACTTCTGCCGATCCTGTGAAGCCTTCAGCGGCAAATAAAACGCAACGTCGCCAGCGGGGCAAGGGTAAACAGGTCAAGGATCCGAACCCAGCCGCCCTCGCGAATCCGCCAGCCACGGAGAGTGGCAGTGAAAGTGAGGCGATGTCACAAGGTTCCTCTCGTAGTAGCAGCCCCGCCAGGACAGAGAAGATTCGAGCACACACTGAACGCTTACAACAATTTCTCAGTGCTGAGAAGGAACAGGACGTTGCCGCTGCGAAGCGTAAATTAGAACAGGGCAGTGAGCAGTTACCACAGCGCCCGCGCAAACATTCTGTGCCGTCACAGCCGGCCGTAACATCGCGCGGCGGCCGGGCGGAAGCCACCAAGCCGTCGGGCGACGCACGACCACCCCCGCCACCTGACAGTCACAGCCCGTGGTGGCAGCAGGAGGACGAGGGGGGCCAGTAG